From Papaver somniferum cultivar HN1 unplaced genomic scaffold, ASM357369v1 unplaced-scaffold_99, whole genome shotgun sequence, the proteins below share one genomic window:
- the LOC113346508 gene encoding UDP-glycosyltransferase 13-like: MSDSSSVPHIALLPSSGMGHLTPFLRLAASLVSNCNCHVTLITIQPTVSLSESKLVSNFCSSFPQITPTQFQLLPFDPSTANSQDPFFLHMESIRRSAHLLSHVLASLASPPLNTFIIDITLASAFLPVTSNLNISSYILFTSSAKMLSLCVYFTKILESSTESNQYLEIPGTSPLPISSVPPVLFDSSNLFTCHFIENGSKLVESNGILINTLESLESETLAALNDGKVVDGLPPVISIGPLEPCEFEKSSVSSPLRWLDNEQSGSVVYVSFGSRTAMGRAQIRELAVGLVESGCSFLWVVKDKKVDREEEEGLEIILGNELMQKVKEKGLVLKEWVDQEGILSHSSVGGFVSHCGWNSVTEAALYGVPILAWPQAGDQRINAGVVEENELGLWVKSWGWGDGQVLVKGKEIGEKIKELMNDGGLKVKAAHVKDSAKKAIEVDGTSKNGFSKLINSCNK, encoded by the coding sequence ATGTCTGATTCCAGTAGCGTCCCTCACATAGCTCTTCTTCCTAGCTCTGGCATGGGGCACCTTACACCTTTTCTCCGGCTTGCTGCTTCACTTGTGTCGAACTGCAACTGCCATGTTACCCTCATAACCATCCAACCAACTGTTTCTTTATCTGAATCAAAATTAGTCTCTAACTTCTGTTCTTCTTTCCCTCAAATCACTCCGACACAATTCCAGTTGCTTCCTTTCGATCCATCCACAGCAAATTCTCAAGACCCTTTCTTCCTTCACATGGAATCCATCCGTCGTTCTGCTCATCTTCTCTCTCATGTTCTTGCTTCTCTTGCATCTCCTCCTCTTAATACTTTTATCATAGACATAACATTAGCATCTGCATTCCTGCCCGTCACCTCCAATCTTAACATCTCCAGCTACATCCTCTTCACTTCATCAGCCAAAATGTTATCTTTATGTGTCTATTTCACTAAGATCCTTGAATCTTCCACTGAAAGCAATCAGTACTTAGAGATCCCTGGTACATCTCCATTGCCCATATCATCAGTACCACCAGTATTATTTGATTCAAGTAATCTTTTCACTTGCCATTTCATAGAGAATGGTAGTAAATTGGTAGAATCAAACGGAATTTTGATCAACACACTTGAAAGTCTAGAAAGTGAAACTCTTGCGGCTTTAAATGATGGGAAGGTGGTTGATGGGTTACCACCAGTTATATCAATTGGACCTCTGGAACCCtgtgaatttgaaaagtcttctGTATCATCACCCTTGAGGTGGTTAGATAATGAACAAAGCGGGTCTGTGGTATATGTTAGTTTTGGAAGTAGAACAGCAATGGGTAGAGCACAAATCCGAGAATTGGCTGTTGGTTTAGTAGAAAGTGGGTGTAGTTTTTTATGGGTAGTGAAAGATAAGAAAGTTgatagagaggaagaagaaggattgGAAATAATATTAGGTAATGAGCTAATGCAGAAAGTGAAAGAAAAGGGTCTAGTTTTGAAGGAATGGGTTGATCAAGAAGGGATATTAAGTCACTCTAGTGTGGGAGGATTTGTAAGTCATTGCGGGTGGAATTCCGTGACAGAAGCTGCATTGTATGGTGTGCCCATTTTAGCATGGCCCCAAGCTGGCGATCAGAGGATTAACGCTGGAGTGGTAGAGGAGAATGAGTTAGGCTTGTGGGTTAAGAGTTGGGGTTGGGGTGATGGGCAAGTGTTAGTGAAGGGAAAAGAGATTGGGGAGAAAATTAAAGAACTGATGAATGATGGGGGGTTGAAAGTAAAAGCAGCCCATGTTAAGGACAGTGCAAAGAAGGCCATTGAAGTTGATGGTACCTCTAAGAATGGTTTTTCTAAACTTATCAACTCATGCAATAAATAA